A stretch of the Candidatus Hydrogenedentota bacterium genome encodes the following:
- a CDS encoding Fic family protein, with product MKRGLQGGYVTICTVGEKARAFVPAPLPPRPPILWTPELRGKFDQALLALGRLDSVSTLLPDTSLFLYMYVRKEAVLSSMIEGTQSSLSDLLLFELDQAPGVPLDDVREVSNYVAALDHGLRLLEGGLPLSLRLFREIHGVLLARGRGSAQAPGEFRRSQNWIGGTRPGNAAFVPPPAEAVPECMGRLELFLHDRPGPTPVLLKAALAHVQFETIHPFLDGNGRLGRLLITLLLCEQKVLRKPMLYLSLYFKTHRRRYYELLDHVRLHGDWEAWLDFFAEAVTVTAGQAVETARQLLDLSNRDRDRIGGLGRAAASAFQIHRALMEHPIATSGSLSARTGLTPATVNKALGHLQRLGIVRELTAQKRNRLFSYTGYITIMNRGTEPPDGNRV from the coding sequence ATGAAACGGGGTCTTCAAGGCGGATATGTGACCATCTGCACGGTGGGCGAAAAGGCCCGGGCCTTTGTGCCCGCGCCGCTGCCGCCGCGCCCGCCGATCCTCTGGACGCCCGAACTGCGGGGCAAGTTCGACCAGGCGCTGCTGGCGCTGGGGCGGCTGGACAGTGTCTCGACATTGCTTCCGGACACGTCGCTGTTTCTTTACATGTATGTCCGCAAGGAGGCGGTGCTCTCCTCCATGATCGAGGGGACCCAGTCGTCGCTGTCGGACCTGCTGCTGTTCGAACTGGACCAGGCGCCCGGGGTGCCGCTGGATGATGTGCGGGAGGTCAGCAACTATGTCGCCGCCCTGGATCACGGCCTGCGCCTGCTGGAGGGCGGCCTGCCGCTGTCCCTGCGGCTGTTCCGGGAAATACACGGTGTGCTGCTGGCCCGGGGCCGGGGAAGCGCGCAGGCGCCGGGCGAATTCCGGCGCAGCCAGAACTGGATCGGCGGCACCCGGCCGGGCAACGCGGCCTTTGTTCCGCCACCCGCCGAAGCGGTGCCGGAGTGCATGGGCAGGCTGGAGCTCTTCCTCCATGACCGGCCCGGGCCGACCCCGGTGCTGCTCAAGGCGGCGCTGGCGCATGTGCAGTTCGAGACCATCCATCCGTTCCTCGACGGCAACGGCCGTCTGGGCCGTCTGCTGATCACGCTGCTTCTGTGCGAGCAGAAAGTGCTTCGGAAGCCGATGCTCTATCTCAGCCTCTATTTCAAGACGCACCGCCGGCGCTACTATGAACTTCTGGACCATGTGCGCCTGCACGGGGACTGGGAGGCCTGGCTGGACTTCTTCGCCGAGGCGGTCACCGTCACCGCGGGCCAGGCGGTGGAAACGGCGCGGCAGCTTCTCGACCTGTCCAACCGGGACCGCGACCGGATCGGCGGTCTGGGCCGGGCGGCGGCGTCGGCCTTTCAGATCCACCGGGCGCTCATGGAGCACCCCATCGCCACCTCGGGCTCTTTGTCGGCCAGGACCGGCCTTACGCCAGCCACCGTCAACAAGGCGCTCGGCCACCTGCAGCGGCTCGGCATCGTCAGGGAGCTGACCGCACAAAAACGCAACCGCCTGTTCAGCTACACGGGCTACATCACGATCATGAACCGGGGCACGGAGCCGCCAGACGGAAACCGGGTCTGA
- a CDS encoding DNA polymerase III subunit alpha, giving the protein MIPLHVHSHYSLCEGLAAPRQLVARAVEHGMKALALTDTGGLYGTVPFYQAAREAGVRPLLGAHLGACVVLARDRQGYADLCALVTAAHLDGAAWLEPWPEAVDPSRLFLLCADPALLRRLVRRGLSPLAAVEHYGDAASHGRAGAMVALAKRLGVPAVAVAPVHFADPSHHAAHRVLAAIRHNTLLDTLRPEDAAPPGAWFRSPRQLERLFALWPETLDNALWVAGECDVELELGRPLFPAFPLPPGETPESRLERLTFEGLRRRYPRVRRAAVRRARHELDIIARTGFASYFLIVEELAAFARSRDIPVVGRGSAGNSLVAHALGMTRCDPLRYGLYFERFLNPGRSDCPDIDLDFCWRRRDEVIAHVYEVYGADRTAMIGTFNTFRGRAAARDIGRVFGYPEEELGRMTRLLPHVGAGDLRTALRTPECRALHLAEGPLRELLDLCAALDGCPRHMSVHAGGVVVAPDALTRHLALRRAAKGIVVTQGDMHAVEALGLVKMDLLGNRALSVLHDTAAAVRARRAPAFDIETVPCDDPATAETLRTGRTLGCFQIESPAMRGLLRRVAAGDTNAVIQSIALVRPGASGSGMKQHFIDRRLGRESVAYEHPALEAVLGETHGVMIYQEDVLKVAHAVAGMDLAEADALRRAMGKKRGPHEMARHMRRFLEMAEANGVDGARARRIWELIAQFASYAYCKAHAAAYGELAWQAAYLKTHFPAEFFAAVLANRGGFYAPAVYAEEAKRCGVILLPPDINQSGAVCAAEGASLRVGLLEIKGLGRETIARLLAARDADGPFVSEGDFGARVPAARDEREALSRAGAFDALDPAASGPAPLSSSVREHGGQGTLWGTGTVAPARPRRSERGRADDEREVLEIFLRGHPLREAAPWLQDRCLTPSALLDRYAGRTVVLAGWPVAERRLAVRTGTDGCMKFISLDDGWGVCETVLFPETYRRLGAVLAAGGPWVVTGRVEADDGNPVLVVEGMECARRR; this is encoded by the coding sequence ATGATACCCCTGCATGTCCACAGTCATTATTCCCTCTGCGAGGGGCTGGCCGCGCCGCGCCAACTGGTGGCGCGGGCGGTGGAGCATGGCATGAAGGCCCTCGCCCTCACGGATACCGGGGGACTGTACGGCACGGTTCCTTTCTACCAGGCGGCGCGGGAGGCTGGGGTGCGGCCCCTGCTGGGCGCGCACCTGGGGGCTTGCGTGGTGCTGGCGCGGGACCGGCAGGGCTATGCGGACCTGTGCGCCCTGGTGACGGCGGCGCATCTGGACGGCGCGGCATGGCTGGAGCCCTGGCCGGAGGCGGTGGACCCGTCCCGCCTGTTCCTCCTGTGCGCGGACCCAGCGCTGCTGCGGCGGCTGGTCCGGCGGGGGCTGTCCCCCCTGGCGGCGGTGGAGCATTACGGGGATGCGGCCTCGCATGGCCGCGCGGGGGCGATGGTGGCGCTGGCGAAGCGGCTGGGCGTGCCCGCCGTCGCCGTGGCGCCGGTGCATTTCGCGGACCCGTCCCACCACGCGGCGCACCGGGTGCTGGCGGCGATCCGGCACAACACCCTGCTGGACACGCTGCGTCCGGAGGACGCCGCGCCGCCCGGGGCGTGGTTTCGGTCGCCACGCCAACTGGAGCGGCTCTTTGCGCTCTGGCCGGAGACGCTGGACAACGCCCTCTGGGTGGCCGGGGAGTGCGATGTGGAACTGGAGCTGGGCCGTCCCCTGTTCCCGGCCTTTCCCCTGCCGCCGGGGGAGACGCCGGAAAGCCGCCTCGAGCGGCTCACCTTCGAGGGGCTGCGGCGGCGCTACCCCCGGGTGCGGCGCGCGGCGGTGCGGCGCGCGCGGCACGAGTTGGACATCATCGCCCGGACGGGCTTCGCCTCTTATTTTCTCATTGTGGAGGAACTGGCGGCTTTTGCGCGGTCGCGGGACATTCCGGTGGTGGGGCGCGGGTCGGCGGGAAACAGCCTGGTGGCCCACGCGCTGGGCATGACCCGCTGCGACCCCCTGCGCTACGGTCTCTATTTCGAGCGGTTTCTGAACCCCGGCCGGTCCGACTGCCCGGACATAGACCTGGACTTCTGCTGGCGGCGGCGCGACGAGGTCATCGCCCATGTCTATGAGGTCTACGGCGCCGACCGCACCGCCATGATCGGCACCTTCAACACCTTCCGGGGCCGGGCGGCGGCGCGGGACATCGGCCGGGTCTTCGGCTATCCGGAGGAGGAACTGGGCCGCATGACGCGCCTGCTGCCGCATGTCGGCGCGGGGGACCTGCGGACGGCCCTGCGCACGCCGGAATGCCGCGCCCTCCATCTGGCCGAGGGCCCCCTGCGGGAGCTGTTGGACCTGTGCGCCGCCCTGGACGGGTGCCCCCGCCACATGTCCGTCCACGCGGGCGGCGTGGTGGTCGCGCCCGACGCCCTCACCCGGCATCTGGCCCTGCGGCGGGCCGCCAAGGGGATCGTTGTCACGCAGGGCGACATGCACGCCGTGGAGGCCCTGGGGCTGGTCAAGATGGACCTTCTCGGCAACCGCGCCCTCAGCGTGCTCCACGACACCGCGGCGGCGGTCCGCGCGCGCCGCGCGCCGGCGTTCGACATCGAGACCGTGCCCTGCGACGACCCCGCCACCGCCGAAACCCTCCGGACGGGGCGCACCCTCGGCTGTTTCCAGATCGAGTCGCCCGCCATGCGCGGGCTCCTGCGCCGGGTGGCGGCGGGCGACACCAACGCCGTCATCCAGAGCATCGCCCTCGTGCGGCCCGGCGCCTCGGGCAGCGGCATGAAGCAGCACTTCATAGACCGCCGCCTTGGCCGGGAGTCCGTGGCCTACGAGCATCCCGCCCTGGAGGCGGTGCTTGGCGAGACCCACGGCGTCATGATCTACCAGGAGGATGTGCTCAAGGTCGCCCATGCCGTCGCCGGGATGGACTTGGCGGAGGCCGACGCCCTCCGCCGCGCCATGGGCAAGAAACGCGGCCCCCACGAGATGGCCCGGCACATGCGCCGCTTCCTGGAGATGGCGGAGGCAAACGGCGTGGACGGGGCGCGGGCCCGGCGCATCTGGGAACTCATCGCCCAGTTCGCGTCCTACGCCTACTGCAAGGCCCACGCCGCCGCCTACGGCGAGCTGGCCTGGCAGGCCGCCTACCTCAAGACCCATTTTCCCGCCGAATTCTTCGCCGCCGTCCTCGCGAACCGGGGGGGATTCTACGCCCCGGCGGTCTACGCGGAGGAGGCCAAACGGTGCGGGGTAATCCTGCTCCCGCCGGACATCAACCAAAGCGGGGCGGTGTGCGCCGCCGAGGGCGCGTCCCTGCGGGTGGGCCTGCTGGAGATCAAGGGGTTGGGCCGGGAGACCATCGCCCGGCTGCTGGCGGCGCGGGACGCGGACGGCCCCTTCGTCTCGGAGGGGGACTTTGGGGCGCGGGTGCCCGCCGCCCGCGACGAGCGCGAGGCCCTGTCCCGCGCCGGCGCGTTTGACGCGCTGGATCCCGCCGCCTCCGGACCGGCGCCGCTTTCCTCGTCCGTCCGGGAACACGGGGGTCAGGGAACCCTTTGGGGGACAGGCACGGTGGCCCCGGCGCGGCCCCGGCGTTCCGAACGGGGCCGCGCCGATGACGAGCGGGAGGTGCTGGAGATTTTCCTGCGGGGGCATCCCCTCCGGGAGGCCGCGCCTTGGCTGCAGGACCGCTGTCTCACCCCGAGCGCCCTCCTGGACCGCTATGCGGGCCGGACCGTGGTGCTGGCGGGATGGCCCGTGGCCGAACGGCGGCTCGCCGTGCGCACGGGCACCGACGGCTGCATGAAGTTCATCAGCCTCGACGACGGCTGGGGCGTCTGCGAGACCGTTCTCTTTCCCGAGACCTACCGGCGGCTCGGGGCTGTCCTCGCGGCGGGCGGTCCCTGGGTGGTCACGGGCAGGGTGGAGGCCGATGACGGCAACCCCGTCCTGGTGGTCGAGGGCATGGAATGCGCGCGGCGCCGGTAG
- a CDS encoding DUF2269 family protein, with protein MKRLGPGGVKWLKTLHLLAVCCWIGGAVSLLVLHGGREALDGGALYGVNHSMHRVDMAVVVVPGAFGCLVTGLLYSLFTNWGFFRHGWLIFKWVATVGAILFGTFFLGPWETRMLDLSRDLGLAALENAEYLRSARLNLGFGMAQVALLAVMVWLSVFKPWGRKKGSGRA; from the coding sequence ATGAAAAGACTCGGGCCCGGCGGGGTCAAATGGCTCAAGACGCTGCATCTGCTGGCCGTGTGCTGCTGGATCGGGGGCGCCGTGTCCCTGCTGGTGCTGCACGGGGGCAGGGAGGCCCTGGACGGCGGCGCGCTGTACGGCGTCAACCACAGCATGCACCGGGTGGACATGGCCGTGGTCGTGGTTCCCGGGGCGTTTGGCTGCCTGGTCACCGGACTTCTGTACAGCCTTTTCACGAACTGGGGCTTCTTCCGGCACGGGTGGCTGATTTTCAAGTGGGTCGCCACCGTGGGGGCGATTCTTTTCGGGACCTTCTTCCTCGGACCCTGGGAGACCCGGATGCTCGACCTTTCCCGCGACCTCGGTCTCGCCGCGCTGGAAAACGCAGAATACCTGCGCAGCGCGCGGCTGAACCTCGGCTTCGGCATGGCCCAGGTGGCCCTGCTGGCGGTCATGGTCTGGCTGTCGGTGTTCAAGCCCTGGGGCCGAAAAAAGGGAAGCGGCCGCGCCTGA
- a CDS encoding MFS transporter: protein MPAVPGPESAEMPPLTSEQWKWRWRILIATYTGYAGYYLTRKVFTICKTSIAAQMNWEVSDTAHIWTAFLFAYMLGQFINSFVGRKWGPRVIMLGGLGVSIVCNTVFGFANSFATFMVFMFINGLVQASGWPGAVGGVSRWLREKERGTVMGIWTTNHIVGNLLFKYAGGLLLWHAGWRWAFFGMSALTLAVWWLLFFWQRDKPEDVGLPPIVDASREANRAVQSSEEEHVSLSEYLKVAFNPLILIMGCSYFCVKFLRYALDSWLPAFLNLQGLAVDQASYYSTIFDWAGIGGTIVAGYALDKWFRGNWPMLCFTMSVGAILGYIAVMYAGTNPLTIALCFGFVGFMVYGPDSLLTGAAAISVAGGANAVAVAGLVNGIGSIGPVVQEQVIGWLMRGDVNEGIRNTNILALSMSVMLAVMMLVVSWSYRRAHRKAAKREE, encoded by the coding sequence ATGCCCGCAGTACCCGGTCCCGAGAGCGCCGAAATGCCCCCCCTGACCTCCGAGCAGTGGAAATGGCGCTGGCGCATCCTCATCGCCACCTACACCGGCTATGCCGGCTACTACCTCACCCGCAAGGTCTTCACCATCTGCAAGACCTCCATCGCCGCGCAGATGAACTGGGAGGTCAGCGACACGGCCCACATCTGGACCGCCTTCCTGTTCGCCTACATGCTCGGGCAGTTCATCAACAGCTTTGTGGGCCGCAAGTGGGGTCCCCGGGTCATCATGCTGGGGGGGCTGGGCGTCTCCATCGTGTGCAACACCGTCTTCGGCTTCGCCAACTCCTTCGCCACCTTCATGGTGTTCATGTTCATCAACGGGCTGGTGCAGGCCAGCGGCTGGCCGGGCGCCGTGGGCGGGGTCTCCCGGTGGCTGCGCGAGAAGGAGCGCGGCACGGTGATGGGCATCTGGACGACAAACCACATCGTCGGGAACCTGCTCTTCAAGTATGCGGGGGGGCTGCTGCTTTGGCACGCGGGGTGGCGCTGGGCCTTCTTCGGCATGAGCGCCCTCACCCTGGCCGTGTGGTGGCTCCTGTTCTTCTGGCAGCGGGACAAGCCGGAGGACGTGGGGCTGCCGCCCATCGTGGACGCGTCGCGCGAGGCGAACCGGGCCGTGCAGTCCTCCGAGGAGGAGCATGTGTCCCTCTCGGAGTACCTCAAGGTGGCCTTCAACCCCCTCATCCTCATCATGGGGTGCAGCTATTTCTGCGTGAAGTTTCTGCGCTACGCCCTCGACTCCTGGCTGCCGGCCTTCCTCAACCTCCAGGGGCTGGCCGTGGACCAGGCCAGCTACTACTCCACCATCTTCGACTGGGCGGGCATCGGGGGCACCATCGTCGCCGGGTATGCCCTGGACAAGTGGTTCCGGGGCAACTGGCCCATGCTCTGCTTCACCATGTCCGTCGGCGCCATCCTCGGATACATCGCCGTCATGTACGCGGGCACCAACCCGCTCACCATCGCCCTGTGCTTCGGGTTTGTCGGGTTCATGGTCTACGGACCCGACAGCCTGCTGACGGGCGCGGCCGCCATCTCCGTGGCCGGCGGGGCGAACGCCGTGGCCGTGGCCGGGCTCGTGAACGGCATCGGCAGCATTGGCCCGGTGGTGCAGGAGCAGGTCATCGGCTGGCTGATGCGCGGGGATGTGAACGAGGGCATCCGCAACACGAACATTCTCGCCCTTTCGATGAGTGTGATGCTGGCGGTCATGATGCTGGTCGTGTCATGGAGCTACCGGCGCGCCCACCGGAAAGCGGCCAAACGGGAGGAATAG